The sequence GCTTTGGTCTCCATCAGCCCGCACACCGCTCCGGCCGGGTCGCGAATCACGCAGAAGCGCAGGTTCGGCCCCATGGCCCGCGGTCCGTGGAGCACCTCGCCGCCGAGCGCGCGCGTCTGCGCCATGGAACGGTCGAGGTCCTCGATGTTGATGTAGATCATCCACTGTGGAGGCACGCCCACGTTGACGCCGCGGTGGTGACACATTCCGACCGCCGGTTCGAGGCTCGCGGGTTGCCGCATGTTGTAGTCGGCGTACTCGCCCATCTTCACGTCTTCCGGCGACCAGCCGACCACCTCACGATAGAAGTCGCGCAGGCGCGTGGCGTCCTCGACGGTCAGGTCGATCCAGCCGATGGTGCCGATCGCGGGGCGTGTCGCGGGTGCAGTCATGGGAATGCCTCCTGGAACGAAGTGAAATGCCGCCCGGGACTCTATACCGCCGCCGCGGCCTCGCGCGCGTGGCTGGCCAGCGCCTCGCGGATGGCATCGGAATCGAAGCCACGACGCACCAGCAGCGCGTAGAGGCGGCGACGACGCGTCGAGGCATCGAGCGCTGCCATGCGGCGGGCGCTCTGAGTGATCACGCGGCGCGCCAGCTCGACTTCGCTTGCCGGACGCTCGGAGCTGTCGAATCCCGCGCGTGCGGCGGCGATGTCGGCGGCGGTGATTCCGCGCCCGCGCAGGTCTTGCTCGAGCCGCCGCCAGCCGGACGCCCGACGCCCCCAGCGCGATTCGAGATAGACCCGCGCGTACTCGAGATCATTCACGAGCCCGACCGCGATCAGGCGATCGAGCACCGCGTCGATCTCGGTCGCGTCGAAGCCCTTGTCGCGCAGCCGCCGCGCGAGATCGGAGCGCGTGCGGCGGCGGCGCTCGAGCATTTTGAGCGCCGCCTCACGCACCGCTTCTTGTGGAGCGTCCCGCATGCTGGAACTACCGGCGCCGATCGCTCCCCGCCGTCATCGCGGGCTGCGGGCGCGCGGGAGCTGCCGCCGCGTTCGCGGCAGGCTTGGCACCCGCCTTGGCGGCCGCCTCGGTG is a genomic window of Candidatus Eisenbacteria bacterium containing:
- a CDS encoding VOC family protein, producing MTAPATRPAIGTIGWIDLTVEDATRLRDFYREVVGWSPEDVKMGEYADYNMRQPASLEPAVGMCHHRGVNVGVPPQWMIYINIEDLDRSMAQTRALGGEVLHGPRAMGPNLRFCVIRDPAGAVCGLMETKA
- a CDS encoding regulatory protein RecX — translated: MRDAPQEAVREAALKMLERRRRTRSDLARRLRDKGFDATEIDAVLDRLIAVGLVNDLEYARVYLESRWGRRASGWRRLEQDLRGRGITAADIAAARAGFDSSERPASEVELARRVITQSARRMAALDASTRRRRLYALLVRRGFDSDAIREALASHAREAAAAV